One window of Gemmatimonas aurantiaca genomic DNA carries:
- a CDS encoding VWA domain-containing protein: MSREEFIMPDERLLPEFTADGHLEEGTVHAWLDDAFDVDAAAVVAAHVDGCASCAALVAEARGLMAGSSRILAALDVTPAGVVPAEDAARTAARIADAVPDVPPDVPRDVVPLNTRARNAGTRRGIRPWWYSAAAAAVLVLGLGSTVWLRGGKELANDTTEGASPQIAKKAEEPVVAPSATPPVATPMAAPVAPPVASSESPAVARLVVPAPAPAASAPSPVAVTGDLAARRDEPRDKPRNERRAAAVAEASPAAPPPVVAPAAAPAPAAALARAPLAMSSATAVPVATDVGTADAAPRRVVVTGTVVDASTAQALQQARVQITAAQGGGRALLTQSTAADLLGRFSVTFDRLVPNTVLSIRTYSIGYEIATTQHTVQSDTVRVTVRLTRATMTLSGVVTAAEPVRKETARLSAVATAAAPPVAPSATAPSPAYGVMGGVARGIEMTAPRRRAAADAAMNGTDAARPPRPYPGQPGNREQYDRIEDNPFLGVSNNPLSTFSIDVDRASYGNVRRFLQRGQRPPADAVRIEELINYFPYELREPRGNDPVAITTEVTAAPWQPRHQLVRIALQSKRIATEALPPNNLVFLIDVSGSMMSPDKLPLVKSSLQLLVNQLRPQDRVAIVTYAGAAGLVLPSTSGDEKERIMQAIDRLEAGGSTAGGAGIELAYRTAREHFLEQGNNRVILATDGDFNVGVSSDGELERLIERRRTEDTYLTILGFGTGNYQDAKMEKLAKRGNGNYAYVDGIDEARKMLVREMGATLLTVANDVKLQIEFNPRRVQAYRLIGYEDRLLRNEDFTDDRKDAGDLGAGHQVTALYEIVPVGVSGTISLPESEARRYEQPEAAPRTPANDGELLFVNLRYKRPGESTSRLLTQPVKAQTGRGSTDMRFASSVAAFGMLLRDSPYKGNTSAAQVLEQARAALGEDEGGYRAEFVRLVERYRDLGVRAGERR; the protein is encoded by the coding sequence ATGTCGCGTGAGGAATTCATCATGCCCGACGAACGGTTGCTGCCGGAATTCACGGCGGACGGGCATCTCGAAGAAGGCACGGTGCACGCCTGGCTCGACGACGCGTTCGATGTGGACGCGGCCGCAGTGGTGGCGGCGCATGTGGACGGCTGCGCATCGTGTGCGGCCCTGGTGGCCGAAGCACGCGGGCTGATGGCCGGGAGTTCGCGGATTCTCGCCGCGCTCGACGTGACACCGGCGGGTGTCGTTCCTGCCGAAGACGCCGCGCGCACGGCAGCGCGTATCGCGGATGCGGTGCCGGATGTACCGCCAGATGTACCGCGGGATGTGGTGCCCCTGAACACCCGGGCGCGCAACGCGGGCACGCGACGCGGCATCCGGCCGTGGTGGTATTCCGCCGCGGCGGCGGCCGTGCTGGTGCTCGGTCTCGGCAGCACGGTGTGGCTGCGAGGTGGCAAGGAGCTCGCGAACGACACGACTGAGGGTGCTTCCCCGCAGATCGCGAAGAAGGCGGAGGAGCCGGTGGTGGCGCCGTCGGCGACGCCGCCCGTGGCAACACCCATGGCAGCCCCCGTGGCGCCGCCCGTAGCCTCGTCGGAGTCGCCCGCCGTGGCGCGCCTGGTGGTTCCAGCACCTGCGCCAGCGGCTTCCGCACCATCCCCTGTCGCGGTCACCGGTGATCTGGCCGCGCGTCGGGACGAACCGCGAGACAAACCGCGCAACGAACGCCGGGCCGCAGCCGTGGCCGAAGCCTCACCAGCGGCGCCGCCGCCAGTGGTCGCCCCAGCGGCTGCACCTGCCCCCGCCGCTGCCCTGGCGCGGGCGCCGCTCGCCATGTCGTCCGCGACCGCCGTGCCCGTGGCAACGGACGTCGGAACCGCAGACGCCGCACCACGACGCGTGGTCGTGACCGGTACCGTCGTGGATGCCTCGACCGCGCAGGCACTCCAGCAGGCGCGCGTGCAGATCACGGCGGCGCAGGGCGGCGGCCGCGCGCTGCTCACGCAGTCGACGGCGGCGGACCTGCTGGGTCGATTCTCGGTGACGTTCGACCGGCTCGTCCCCAACACGGTCCTGAGCATTCGTACCTACAGCATCGGATACGAAATTGCCACGACCCAGCATACCGTCCAGAGCGACACCGTGCGGGTCACCGTGCGCCTGACGCGCGCGACGATGACACTGAGCGGGGTGGTGACCGCAGCGGAACCCGTGCGCAAGGAGACCGCCCGCCTGTCGGCTGTGGCCACGGCCGCCGCGCCTCCGGTCGCACCGTCCGCCACGGCTCCGTCTCCCGCCTATGGCGTGATGGGTGGCGTCGCGCGCGGGATCGAGATGACCGCCCCCCGTCGTCGCGCCGCAGCGGATGCGGCGATGAACGGCACGGATGCCGCACGCCCGCCACGTCCCTACCCGGGCCAGCCGGGCAACCGTGAACAATACGACCGCATCGAGGACAACCCGTTCCTCGGCGTGAGCAACAATCCCCTCTCCACGTTCTCCATCGACGTGGACCGGGCCTCATACGGCAACGTGCGTCGTTTCCTGCAGCGTGGACAGCGTCCGCCCGCCGATGCCGTGCGCATCGAGGAGTTGATCAACTACTTCCCGTACGAGTTGCGTGAACCGCGGGGCAACGATCCGGTGGCCATCACCACCGAAGTGACGGCCGCACCGTGGCAACCCCGGCACCAGCTCGTGCGCATCGCGCTGCAGTCGAAGCGCATCGCGACGGAAGCGCTGCCGCCGAACAATCTCGTCTTCCTCATCGATGTTTCCGGCTCGATGATGTCGCCCGACAAACTGCCGCTGGTGAAATCCTCGCTGCAGTTGCTGGTGAACCAGCTCCGTCCGCAGGATCGGGTCGCCATCGTCACCTATGCCGGTGCGGCCGGACTCGTACTGCCCAGCACCAGCGGAGACGAGAAGGAGCGCATCATGCAGGCCATCGATCGTCTCGAAGCCGGTGGATCCACCGCCGGTGGCGCGGGCATCGAACTCGCCTATCGCACGGCGCGCGAACACTTCCTGGAGCAGGGCAACAACCGCGTGATCCTCGCCACCGATGGCGACTTCAACGTGGGGGTGAGCAGCGACGGTGAACTCGAACGTCTCATCGAGCGCCGCCGCACTGAGGACACGTACCTGACCATTCTGGGCTTCGGCACCGGGAACTATCAGGACGCGAAGATGGAGAAGCTCGCCAAGCGCGGGAACGGCAACTACGCCTACGTGGACGGCATCGACGAAGCCCGCAAGATGCTCGTGCGGGAGATGGGCGCGACGCTGCTCACCGTGGCCAACGACGTGAAGCTGCAGATCGAGTTCAATCCGCGCCGGGTACAGGCCTATCGCCTGATCGGCTACGAGGACCGGCTGCTGCGCAACGAGGATTTCACCGACGATCGCAAGGATGCCGGCGACCTCGGCGCCGGTCACCAGGTGACCGCGCTGTACGAGATCGTTCCCGTGGGCGTGAGCGGGACCATCTCACTCCCGGAGTCGGAAGCGCGGCGGTATGAACAGCCCGAAGCCGCCCCGCGCACACCGGCCAACGACGGCGAGCTGCTGTTCGTGAATCTGCGCTACAAGCGCCCCGGCGAATCGACCAGCCGCCTGCTCACACAGCCGGTGAAAGCACAGACCGGACGCGGCAGCACCGACATGCGGTTTGCCAGCAGTGTGGCGGCCTTCGGCATGCTGCTGCGCGACTCGCCGTACAAGGGAAACACCAGCGCCGCGCAGGTGCTGGAGCAGGCCCGCGCGGCGCTGGGAGAGGATGAGGGCGGATACCGCGCCGAGTTCGTCCGGCTGGTGGAGCGGTACCGCGACCTGGGCGTCAGGGCTGGCGAGCGGCGCTGA
- a CDS encoding ATP-binding cassette domain-containing protein has protein sequence MSSPAIEVSGISKRYAHHIAVRTLSLRVPRGTVYGLLGPNGAGKTTTIRMLLNIIAPDTGSISVLGAPSHDPSIVDRIGYLPEERGLYRKMQVRRVLRFLGELKGLSGRDLDRRIDAWLERLSLKGNGADWGTSKVDELSRGMQQKVQFIGALLHDPELVILDEPFSGLDPINAQALKDTVVDLRRQGRTIIFSTHLMDNAERLCDAVCIIAAGEKVLDGTIGEVRDAHGGRFVALAFDGAPSAATEAILNDPAWVTRRDDSHRYLELELPDEVQPSALLTALVQTGASIERFERVRPSLHRIFLEKVGATHVEAGMSGHG, from the coding sequence ATGTCCTCCCCTGCCATAGAAGTCTCGGGCATCTCGAAGCGGTATGCGCACCACATTGCGGTGCGGACACTCTCGCTTCGTGTCCCCCGCGGCACGGTGTATGGTCTGCTCGGCCCCAACGGTGCCGGCAAGACCACCACCATCCGCATGCTGCTGAACATCATCGCACCCGATACGGGCTCCATTTCCGTCCTCGGTGCCCCCAGTCACGATCCCTCCATCGTCGATCGCATCGGCTATCTCCCCGAAGAACGCGGACTGTATCGCAAGATGCAGGTGCGTCGGGTCCTGCGGTTCCTCGGGGAGCTGAAGGGGCTGTCCGGCCGCGATCTCGACCGCCGCATCGATGCCTGGCTGGAGCGCCTGTCCCTGAAGGGCAATGGCGCCGACTGGGGCACGAGCAAGGTGGACGAACTCTCGCGTGGCATGCAGCAGAAAGTGCAGTTCATCGGTGCCCTGCTGCACGATCCCGAACTGGTCATCCTGGACGAACCCTTCAGCGGTCTCGATCCGATCAATGCGCAGGCGCTCAAGGATACGGTGGTGGATCTCCGTCGTCAGGGGCGCACGATCATCTTCAGCACGCATCTCATGGACAACGCCGAACGCCTGTGCGATGCCGTCTGCATCATCGCGGCGGGCGAAAAAGTGCTCGATGGCACGATCGGCGAGGTGCGGGATGCCCACGGCGGACGGTTCGTGGCGCTGGCATTCGACGGGGCGCCATCGGCGGCCACGGAGGCCATCCTGAACGATCCGGCATGGGTGACGCGGCGCGACGACTCCCATCGGTATCTCGAACTGGAATTGCCGGACGAGGTGCAACCCTCGGCATTGCTCACCGCGCTGGTGCAGACCGGCGCGTCCATCGAACGGTTCGAGCGGGTCCGTCCTTCACTGCACCGCATCTTCCTCGAGAAAGTCGGGGCCACCCACGTCGAAGCGGGGATGAGCGGCCATGGTTGA
- a CDS encoding ABC transporter permease encodes MVDRKFLAVVRREYLERVRTRWFLVATLFGPLLFGTLMILPALIASKDKGAADATNIIIIDATGSDLGSRVSTQIAGGVTAGDHAPRVNQVTGAGIAAAESLATREVMSERAKGYLVIDSLSLTSGRARYAGSNTTALFDMQRLERALQRELFSLRLEQAGVDPDVGRALTGVSATIATERLTKQGRGGSGQLNFFVGLAVALTLYMTIFIYGLNVLRGVLEEKQTRVAEVVVASIPATRLLAGKVVGVGGVGLTQIVLWMVMSVLMYQLRAPILASLGAASTPLAIPDVGFTTAFTLLGFFVLGFMFYAGLFAAVGSTINSEQEAQQAQMPVVLLLVTSVMFVQNVLMQPDGALSRILSTLPFSAPIVMPLRMTVAPVPTSQIVLSLVSVALGAVFTTWFAGRIYRVGLLMYGKRPTFREMLTWVNRK; translated from the coding sequence ATGGTTGATCGCAAGTTTCTGGCGGTCGTCCGCCGTGAGTACCTGGAGCGTGTCCGCACCCGATGGTTTCTCGTGGCCACGCTGTTCGGCCCACTGCTGTTCGGCACTCTCATGATCCTGCCGGCGCTGATCGCCTCGAAGGACAAGGGCGCGGCCGACGCCACCAACATCATCATCATCGACGCCACGGGCTCCGATCTCGGCTCGCGGGTGTCCACGCAGATCGCCGGAGGAGTGACGGCGGGCGATCATGCGCCGCGGGTGAACCAGGTGACCGGTGCCGGCATCGCCGCCGCCGAATCGCTGGCCACGCGCGAAGTGATGAGCGAACGGGCGAAGGGGTATCTGGTGATCGACAGTCTGTCGCTCACCAGCGGGCGGGCGCGCTATGCGGGCAGCAACACCACCGCACTCTTCGACATGCAGCGGCTCGAACGGGCGCTGCAGCGCGAACTCTTCTCGCTGCGTCTGGAGCAGGCGGGTGTGGATCCCGATGTGGGTCGTGCGCTCACCGGCGTCTCGGCCACCATCGCCACGGAGCGGCTGACGAAGCAGGGACGCGGCGGCTCGGGTCAGCTCAATTTCTTCGTGGGGCTGGCGGTGGCCCTCACGCTCTACATGACGATCTTCATCTACGGCCTCAACGTGCTGCGCGGGGTGCTGGAGGAGAAGCAGACCCGGGTGGCCGAGGTGGTGGTGGCCAGCATTCCGGCCACCCGGTTGCTGGCCGGCAAAGTGGTGGGCGTGGGTGGCGTGGGGCTCACGCAGATCGTGCTGTGGATGGTCATGAGTGTGCTCATGTACCAGTTGCGGGCGCCGATCCTGGCCTCGCTGGGCGCCGCCAGCACGCCGCTGGCCATTCCCGACGTGGGCTTCACCACGGCGTTCACGCTGCTCGGGTTCTTCGTGCTGGGCTTCATGTTCTATGCCGGTCTCTTCGCCGCCGTGGGCTCCACGATCAACAGCGAACAGGAAGCGCAGCAGGCGCAGATGCCCGTGGTGCTGCTGCTCGTGACCAGTGTGATGTTCGTCCAGAACGTGCTCATGCAGCCCGATGGGGCGCTGTCACGCATCCTGTCCACGCTGCCCTTCAGCGCGCCGATCGTGATGCCGCTGCGCATGACGGTGGCGCCGGTGCCGACGTCGCAGATCGTGCTGTCGCTCGTGTCCGTGGCGCTCGGCGCCGTGTTCACGACCTGGTTCGCCGGCCGGATCTATCGCGTGGGGCTGCTCATGTACGGCAAGCGTCCGACATTCCGCGAGATGCTGACCTGGGTGAACCGCAAGTAG
- a CDS encoding sigma-70 family RNA polymerase sigma factor yields the protein MDDLERLFREYHAPVVRYLTRRLGDRDLAEELAQETFMRALRHGPVAKERAWLFAVATNLMRDEARRAVRERRRLSRLRGELQHDADEEPDVLRLERQVDEEETALREQALARSAVDALAERDRMALLLREEGLDYHEIAAALGLSVGSVGTTLSRARRRLVDVYESLQREQAAREGSDVA from the coding sequence ATGGACGATCTCGAACGGTTGTTCCGGGAGTATCACGCCCCGGTCGTGCGCTATCTGACGCGCCGGCTGGGTGACCGTGATCTCGCCGAGGAGCTGGCCCAGGAGACCTTCATGCGCGCACTGCGTCACGGGCCCGTGGCGAAGGAACGCGCCTGGCTCTTCGCCGTGGCCACCAACCTCATGCGCGACGAAGCCCGTCGCGCGGTCCGCGAGCGGCGGCGCCTGTCGCGGCTGCGCGGGGAGCTGCAGCACGACGCGGACGAGGAGCCCGACGTACTCCGCCTCGAGCGACAGGTGGACGAAGAAGAGACAGCCCTGCGCGAACAGGCGCTGGCCCGGTCGGCGGTGGACGCACTGGCCGAACGCGATCGCATGGCGCTGCTCCTGCGCGAAGAAGGGCTCGACTATCACGAAATCGCCGCGGCGCTGGGACTCAGTGTCGGCAGTGTGGGCACCACACTGTCGCGGGCCCGTCGTCGCCTGGTGGACGTTTACGAATCGCTGCAGCGGGAACAGGCTGCGCGGGAGGGATCCGATGTCGCGTGA
- a CDS encoding serine/threonine-protein kinase: MNTDALQWAEPAPSLARAVAAEFRLLSEIGRGGMGVVYLAEDTRLLRRVAIKTLLPHLASDALVRERFVRESRTAAGLSHPGIVPIYAAAEQAGVVYFVMGYVQGESLADRLLRTGPLDTREALTIARQVAEALGFAHAAGVVHRDIKAENVLVDATGRAVITDFGIARVGEAQPLTATGTVLGSVYYMSPEQVTGEALDGRSDLYALGVLLYHLLTGRYPYERAQASAVLVAHVTVPVPSLADHLPDVDPALDALVQRMLAKSLADRTASTSVLLRQVDELLRGLPSTDAGAPVRPVAVAAMPTVVPAAMPTAVPAGMPAASSSAAVSTPSDGTLSSDEARQIWERAAELQAHTGVIVPPPAFALRTPDAAEPLTRGYAAVVVKDAAVEAGIDARYVERALSERAVAQAQAEQQALAERVPIELRVGEFQRSAPSRWMGAYNKLEFEATLDGEVPLEFFDELADEARRALGELVNISAVGRTLSITTGGSRQRGGSMPRMAQIQVSVRNGRTLIRAFEDLTQMSGGLFGGVGFGAGMGLSPLMFGVVLKATHEPMLAGLGVLATFLTAQITARTIFTRASRKREKSLRELVERLARLAQTELANKKLRP; the protein is encoded by the coding sequence ATGAACACCGACGCATTGCAGTGGGCCGAACCGGCGCCTTCGTTGGCGCGCGCGGTGGCCGCGGAGTTCCGTCTCCTCAGTGAGATCGGTCGCGGTGGCATGGGGGTCGTGTATCTCGCCGAAGACACGCGTCTGTTGCGTCGCGTGGCCATCAAGACGCTGCTGCCGCATCTCGCCAGCGATGCGCTCGTGCGCGAGCGGTTCGTGCGGGAGTCGCGCACCGCCGCCGGACTTTCGCATCCGGGCATCGTGCCGATCTATGCCGCCGCCGAGCAGGCGGGGGTCGTGTATTTCGTGATGGGCTATGTGCAGGGCGAGTCGCTGGCCGATCGCTTGCTGCGCACCGGTCCGCTCGATACCCGTGAAGCGCTGACGATCGCGCGCCAGGTGGCCGAGGCGCTGGGATTTGCGCACGCCGCGGGTGTGGTGCATCGGGACATCAAAGCCGAGAACGTGCTCGTCGATGCCACGGGGCGCGCCGTCATCACCGATTTCGGGATCGCCCGCGTGGGAGAGGCGCAGCCGCTCACCGCCACGGGTACGGTGCTGGGGTCGGTGTATTACATGAGCCCCGAACAGGTGACGGGTGAGGCGCTCGACGGCCGCAGTGACCTCTATGCGCTGGGTGTGCTGCTCTATCACCTGCTCACGGGGCGGTATCCGTACGAGCGTGCGCAGGCGTCTGCGGTGCTGGTGGCGCATGTGACGGTACCGGTGCCGAGTCTGGCGGACCACCTGCCCGATGTGGACCCGGCGCTCGATGCACTGGTGCAGCGCATGCTGGCCAAGTCGCTGGCCGATCGCACCGCGTCGACATCGGTGCTGCTGCGGCAGGTCGACGAACTGTTGCGCGGACTCCCATCGACCGATGCCGGCGCGCCGGTGCGGCCTGTGGCGGTGGCGGCGATGCCGACCGTGGTGCCAGCGGCGATGCCGACGGCGGTACCGGCGGGGATGCCGGCCGCGTCATCGTCCGCTGCGGTGTCCACGCCGAGCGACGGCACGCTGTCGTCCGACGAAGCCCGCCAGATCTGGGAGCGTGCCGCGGAGTTGCAGGCGCACACCGGCGTGATCGTGCCACCGCCGGCGTTTGCGCTGCGCACCCCGGATGCCGCCGAACCGCTCACCCGCGGTTATGCGGCCGTGGTGGTGAAGGATGCGGCGGTGGAAGCGGGTATCGATGCGCGATACGTGGAGCGTGCACTTTCGGAGCGTGCGGTCGCGCAGGCCCAGGCAGAGCAGCAGGCGCTCGCGGAACGCGTCCCGATCGAACTGCGTGTGGGTGAATTTCAGCGCTCGGCACCCAGCCGATGGATGGGCGCGTACAACAAACTCGAATTCGAAGCGACCCTCGACGGTGAAGTGCCGCTCGAGTTCTTCGACGAACTCGCCGACGAGGCCCGTCGTGCACTCGGTGAACTCGTGAACATCAGTGCGGTGGGGCGCACACTGTCCATCACCACCGGCGGCTCGCGCCAGCGAGGCGGCAGCATGCCCCGGATGGCGCAGATCCAGGTGTCCGTGCGCAACGGCCGCACGTTGATCCGCGCATTCGAGGACCTCACGCAGATGTCGGGAGGATTGTTCGGCGGCGTGGGATTCGGCGCTGGCATGGGTCTGAGCCCGCTGATGTTCGGTGTGGTGCTCAAGGCCACGCATGAACCCATGCTGGCCGGGCTCGGGGTGCTGGCCACGTTTCTCACGGCGCAGATCACGGCCCGCACGATCTTCACGCGAGCATCCCGCAAGCGCGAGAAATCGCTGCGGGAGCTCGTCGAACGGCTCGCACGCCTCGCGCAGACGGAACTCGCGAACAAAAAACTGCGCCCCTGA
- a CDS encoding MASE1 domain-containing protein: protein MRSGRWIPSPLEPGKLAILALVFFISHAASLALIRYGGPLAPAWPPAGVAVAALLVLPRSHRPLVFIGYVVLDTLSNLLQGYATGVGLMFLVASLSELALIDLLLRRCTDRPLRFARLGEVPLFLAVVSVATAIASVPAGIVAQWADGSTILRGGVVWWIGDMLAYAVVTPLVVLSFYPPRFPIRRWTVARLLEASALAAISMAMAVFAFRGTRLIGPLQAQPYMLILPVLLVTLRFGQLGTLWTVLGIGITGVLLLIDNQPAVLSISAGGDALTIHQTFLGIQAVVALVLSTALREQEETAVEHARTVEALTASEQRLRQSQKMEAIGQLAGGIAHDFNNVLAAILMQLEELRLVRDLPRVGRELLVDVETAVQRAARLTRQLLVFSRQQAMQPRVLDLNVLVRSHVRLLRRVVPSSYSLVVSSAPAPLVVEVDGGMIEQVLMNLVLNARDAQQGGGAIVITMMPRTLPPDSPSGLPPGNYAVLSVRDTGSGIPEDHLPRLFEPFFTTKPTGQGTGLGLATVYGIVQQHGGTVRVETTLGLGTTMEVWLPASTEALPEQATGATDDLSPDSGEHRAPGTILLVEDEPTVQRLLQRVLQREGYQVHVCSSGRDALELWPHIGATIDMVITDLVMPGGVSGTQLARELHRLDPSLPIVFTSGYDPEFDTSDVTMIPGENFVPKPARSEELLSVVRLRLGRREPAAETE from the coding sequence ATGCGTTCAGGTCGATGGATCCCGTCACCGCTGGAACCGGGGAAACTGGCGATACTCGCGCTGGTGTTCTTCATCTCGCATGCGGCGTCCCTGGCGCTCATTCGATACGGGGGACCCCTGGCGCCGGCGTGGCCACCGGCCGGTGTGGCCGTTGCGGCGCTGCTGGTGTTGCCCCGCTCCCATCGCCCGCTGGTGTTCATCGGCTATGTGGTGCTCGACACATTGTCGAATCTGCTGCAGGGGTACGCCACCGGGGTGGGATTGATGTTTCTGGTGGCCAGCCTGTCGGAGCTGGCGCTGATCGATCTCCTGCTGCGCCGCTGCACCGATCGACCGCTCCGGTTTGCCCGTCTTGGGGAGGTGCCACTCTTTCTGGCGGTGGTGAGTGTCGCGACGGCCATCGCCAGTGTGCCGGCCGGCATCGTGGCACAGTGGGCGGACGGCAGCACCATCCTGCGTGGTGGGGTGGTGTGGTGGATCGGCGACATGCTCGCCTATGCCGTCGTCACGCCGCTGGTGGTCCTGAGCTTCTACCCGCCGCGTTTTCCCATCCGCCGCTGGACCGTGGCTCGCCTGCTCGAGGCATCGGCACTGGCCGCGATCTCCATGGCCATGGCGGTCTTCGCGTTTCGTGGCACGCGTCTCATCGGACCGCTGCAGGCTCAGCCCTACATGCTCATTCTGCCCGTACTCCTGGTGACGCTGCGGTTCGGTCAGCTCGGGACGCTGTGGACGGTGCTGGGCATCGGTATTACGGGCGTGCTGTTGCTGATCGACAATCAACCCGCGGTGCTGTCGATCTCGGCGGGGGGCGACGCACTGACCATTCATCAGACCTTTCTGGGTATTCAGGCCGTCGTGGCACTCGTGCTCTCCACGGCGCTGCGCGAGCAGGAAGAAACCGCCGTGGAGCATGCGCGCACGGTGGAAGCGCTCACGGCCAGCGAACAACGGCTCCGACAGAGTCAGAAGATGGAGGCCATCGGGCAACTCGCCGGTGGTATCGCGCACGACTTCAACAACGTGCTGGCCGCGATTCTGATGCAACTCGAGGAACTGCGGTTGGTGCGCGATCTGCCGCGGGTCGGACGGGAATTGCTCGTGGACGTGGAAACGGCCGTGCAACGGGCCGCACGCCTCACCCGCCAGTTGCTGGTGTTCAGCCGGCAGCAGGCCATGCAGCCCAGGGTGCTCGATCTCAATGTCCTCGTGCGCAGTCACGTGCGACTGCTGCGACGGGTGGTGCCGAGTTCGTACTCCCTCGTGGTGTCGTCGGCCCCCGCTCCGCTGGTGGTGGAAGTGGACGGTGGCATGATCGAACAGGTGCTGATGAACCTCGTGCTCAATGCGCGTGATGCGCAGCAGGGCGGCGGGGCGATCGTCATCACCATGATGCCGCGCACCCTGCCGCCCGATTCGCCCAGCGGTCTGCCGCCCGGCAACTACGCCGTGCTCAGCGTGCGCGACACCGGCAGCGGTATTCCCGAGGATCATCTGCCGCGTCTCTTCGAGCCGTTTTTCACCACCAAACCCACGGGGCAGGGCACCGGCCTCGGACTGGCGACCGTGTACGGCATCGTGCAGCAGCATGGTGGCACCGTGCGGGTGGAGACGACGCTCGGGCTTGGCACGACGATGGAGGTATGGCTGCCGGCAAGTACCGAGGCGCTTCCCGAGCAGGCCACGGGCGCGACGGACGACCTCTCTCCCGATTCGGGTGAACACCGGGCTCCCGGCACCATCCTGCTCGTGGAAGACGAGCCGACGGTCCAGCGTCTGCTGCAGCGTGTGCTGCAGCGCGAGGGGTATCAGGTCCACGTCTGCTCGAGTGGCCGGGATGCGCTCGAACTCTGGCCGCATATCGGGGCCACCATCGACATGGTCATCACCGATCTGGTGATGCCCGGTGGTGTGAGCGGCACACAACTGGCCCGGGAGCTGCACCGGCTCGATCCGTCGCTGCCCATCGTCTTCACCAGCGGCTACGACCCGGAGTTCGATACCTCCGACGTCACCATGATTCCCGGCGAGAATTTTGTCCCCAAGCCGGCCCGGAGCGAGGAACTGCTGTCGGTGGTTCGGCTTCGGCTGGGACGGCGGGAACCCGCCGCGGAGACGGAATGA